Proteins encoded in a region of the Armatimonadota bacterium genome:
- the rplN gene encoding 50S ribosomal protein L14, with the protein MIQIYTRLKAADNSGARELMCIRVLKGSNTRYARVGDVIVAVVKSATPGMPVKKSDIVKAVVVRTKQPIRRPDGSTLRFDENAAVVVTNSLEPRGTRIFGPVARELRERNFMRIISLAPEVL; encoded by the coding sequence ATGATACAGATATATACCCGGCTTAAGGCTGCTGACAACTCGGGCGCGCGCGAGCTGATGTGTATCCGCGTACTGAAAGGATCGAACACTCGCTACGCTCGCGTGGGTGATGTGATTGTGGCCGTAGTGAAGTCGGCAACGCCCGGAATGCCGGTCAAAAAGAGCGATATCGTCAAGGCGGTGGTGGTTCGCACTAAACAACCTATTCGCCGCCCCGACGGCTCGACGCTGCGATTCGACGAGAACGCCGCCGTGGTGGTAACCAACAGTCTGGAGCCTCGCGGCACACGCATTTTCGGACCTGTGGCGCGCGAGCTGCGCGAGCGCAACTTTATGCGCATCATCTCGCTGGCGCCGGAAGTGCTGTAG
- the rplX gene encoding 50S ribosomal protein L24: MSTATAKKKQSGRMVRPLKIRKDDIVEVIAGKDRGKRGKVIHTIPRENRVLVDGVNLVTRHQKPRPTSRATPQTQTGRVVKPAPLHVSKVMLVCPRCNQRTRIAISFTSDGKRVRTCKKCKEYIDSV, from the coding sequence ATGAGCACTGCAACTGCCAAGAAAAAGCAGAGCGGACGCATGGTGCGCCCGCTGAAAATACGCAAGGACGACATCGTAGAGGTTATCGCGGGCAAAGATCGGGGCAAGCGGGGCAAGGTGATACATACCATCCCACGCGAGAATCGCGTGCTGGTAGACGGAGTAAACCTGGTAACCCGCCACCAGAAGCCCCGTCCCACCAGCCGCGCTACCCCGCAAACGCAGACGGGGCGTGTGGTGAAGCCGGCTCCCTTGCATGTATCGAAGGTGATGTTGGTGTGTCCGCGCTGTAACCAGCGGACGCGCATCGCCATCTCGTTCACCTCGGATGGCAAACGGGTTCGCACCTGCAAGAAGTGTAAGGAGTATATCGACTCAGTGTAG